A genome region from Micromonospora peucetia includes the following:
- a CDS encoding ABC transporter ATP-binding protein produces the protein MSAITMRELTKVYPGGVQALDALDLEIADGEFFALLGPSGCGKTTLLRTIAGLEVASGGSVRIDDRDVTNLPPGKRDVAMVFQDYALFPHMTVQENIAYPLRIKKVDRRSRAAKAAETADELGLSALLERRPGQLSGGQQQRVALARAMACHPQVFLLDEPLSNLDARLRLEARTFLKRLQRELGVTTVFVTHDQAEALALADRIAVMEGGRIRQVGTPTEVFRRPANTFVAGFIGSTPMNLVDATVRGDELHVAGVRLPLPEGAHAQVTDGESLVYGVRPEYLDYSPTPVPGALTGQVVVVENLGSFSLVSLDVPDETAADDGAPAGTGHAGSSAAAAGGAAEAAGTSVQVVVAEGSEPEPGDTGWVVPRPGRSLLYRDGNLVAVAAAPAPRAGAAVGG, from the coding sequence ATGTCCGCCATCACGATGCGCGAATTGACCAAGGTCTACCCCGGCGGGGTTCAGGCCCTGGACGCCCTCGACCTGGAGATCGCCGACGGTGAGTTCTTCGCCCTGCTCGGCCCGTCCGGCTGCGGCAAGACCACCCTGCTGCGCACCATCGCCGGGCTGGAGGTCGCCTCCGGCGGCAGCGTACGCATCGACGACCGCGACGTCACCAACCTGCCGCCCGGCAAGCGGGACGTGGCGATGGTCTTCCAGGACTACGCGCTCTTCCCGCACATGACCGTGCAGGAGAACATCGCCTACCCGCTGCGGATCAAGAAGGTGGACCGGCGCAGCCGTGCCGCGAAGGCCGCCGAGACCGCCGACGAGCTGGGGCTGTCGGCCCTGCTGGAGCGGCGTCCGGGGCAGCTCTCCGGCGGCCAGCAGCAGCGCGTGGCGCTCGCCCGCGCGATGGCCTGCCACCCGCAGGTCTTCCTGCTCGACGAGCCGCTGTCCAACCTCGACGCCCGGCTCCGGCTGGAGGCGCGGACCTTCCTCAAGCGGCTGCAACGCGAACTCGGCGTCACCACCGTCTTCGTCACCCACGACCAGGCCGAGGCGCTGGCGCTGGCCGACCGGATCGCCGTCATGGAGGGCGGCCGGATCCGCCAGGTCGGCACCCCCACCGAGGTGTTCCGCCGGCCGGCCAACACCTTCGTCGCCGGATTCATCGGCTCCACCCCGATGAACCTCGTCGACGCCACGGTGCGCGGCGACGAACTGCACGTGGCGGGGGTGCGGCTGCCGCTGCCCGAGGGCGCCCACGCCCAGGTGACCGACGGGGAGAGCCTGGTCTACGGCGTCCGCCCCGAGTACCTCGACTACTCCCCCACCCCGGTCCCCGGCGCGCTCACCGGGCAGGTCGTCGTCGTCGAGAACCTGGGCAGCTTCTCGCTGGTCTCCCTGGACGTGCCGGACGAGACGGCCGCCGACGACGGTGCCCCGGCCGGCACGGGACACGCCGGCAGCTCCGCCGCAGCGGCGGGCGGCGCGGCCGAGGCCGCCGGGACCAGCGTGCAGGTCGTCGTCGCGGAGGGCAGCGAACCCGAACCCGGCGACACCGGCTGGGTGGTGCCCCGCCCCGGCCGGTCCCTGCTCTACCGCGACGGGAATCTGGTCGCCGTCGCCGCCGCCCCGGCCCCGCGCGCCGGCGCCGCGGTGGGGGGATGA
- a CDS encoding carbohydrate ABC transporter permease has translation MTTTAARPASTTEPTGERPTIAVRHVLARIGRYTFLCAVLGFFALPLLWLATAPFDDSPTIAASLPDFTLDNFRALLDNPYALKSLLNSVYLAGGTAGLVVTFAALAAYALSRVRVPGRDALLYGLLLLSSIVTGTATMVPLFELAFRLNLIDSRLGVILILSGGLLPAAIFILKDFMDSTPTSYEESARVFGASPLQIMWHIVVPVVRPGLATVGVWAVANVWGNFLVPFLLLRGPDKAPAAVIMYTLYTEGGQADLRLLSTFSLLYSLPVALMFVFVSSRYGFRFHGGIKR, from the coding sequence GTGACCACCACCGCGGCGCGGCCCGCGTCCACCACCGAGCCGACCGGCGAGCGGCCCACCATCGCGGTACGCCACGTGCTCGCCCGCATCGGCCGCTACACCTTCCTCTGCGCCGTCCTCGGGTTCTTCGCGCTGCCGCTGTTGTGGCTCGCTACCGCCCCCTTCGACGACTCCCCGACCATCGCCGCCTCGCTGCCGGACTTCACCCTCGACAACTTCCGCGCCCTGCTGGACAACCCGTACGCGCTGAAGTCACTGCTCAACTCCGTCTACCTGGCCGGCGGCACCGCGGGGCTGGTGGTCACGTTCGCGGCGCTGGCCGCGTACGCGCTGAGCCGGGTCCGGGTGCCCGGCCGCGACGCGCTGCTCTACGGGCTCCTGCTGCTGTCGTCCATCGTGACCGGCACGGCCACCATGGTGCCGCTGTTCGAGCTGGCCTTCCGGCTCAACCTGATCGACTCCCGGCTCGGCGTCATCCTGATCCTCAGCGGCGGCCTGCTGCCCGCGGCGATCTTCATCCTCAAGGACTTCATGGACTCCACCCCGACGTCCTACGAGGAGTCGGCGCGGGTCTTCGGCGCCAGCCCGTTGCAGATCATGTGGCACATCGTGGTGCCCGTGGTGCGACCCGGGCTGGCCACCGTCGGGGTGTGGGCCGTCGCCAACGTCTGGGGCAACTTCCTGGTGCCGTTCCTGCTGCTGCGCGGCCCGGACAAGGCACCCGCCGCGGTGATCATGTACACCCTCTACACCGAGGGCGGCCAGGCCGACCTGCGCCTGCTCTCCACCTTCTCGCTGCTCTACTCGCTGCCGGTGGCGCTCATGTTCGTCTTCGTCAGCAGCCGGTACGGATTCCGCTTCCACGGAGGGATCAAGCGCTGA